One window from the genome of Plasmodium berghei ANKA genome assembly, chromosome: 3 encodes:
- a CDS encoding vacuolar protein sorting-associated protein 45, putative produces the protein METNPYVFKNLIHIYEEYINLIINRVKGYKVLVLDDETKVIISLIFSHSYILEKEIFLTLNFNDINIFEDIKNGNKSAGGRQLEELSFQNYKIKNLKHLKAIFLLRPTHKNILKLIKELKKPIFLEYYLFFTNILNNSYIEKLAKADEFECIKSVMEYYIDIYVLHDKLFSLNIDYISFLYKNDNKVLLKNKIKNVSGNSLNMKRNIQFKSSNNSLTFEEFNKNNVNYINFNYLENDNDDFNSKDLQNQEDVGSNNESKNMLYEHLLVNRLIEGMFSFLCSIKQVPDIIYNKHSYVCKYIIDALKMKMLKHENIFSNILENYENYDKYTKTNPMENYKENNLLINKNIDVNTEGNCCYMVVLDRKEDPITPLLMQWTYQAMLHELIGIDNNKIILDSNNSEESQIVMSSNYDDFYNEHLFDNFGDLGQAVQSYVDVYQKETARKSKLESIDDIQKFIEAYPNYKKLSGNVTKHVNILHKFSELVEKRKLFHISELEQSIAIYQKKMEHFKQVIETVKNYSYTNYDALRLSLLYSLKYEDKEHIDIIKKELQKRNIEKDQISLIDSLMIYSNDKNRKNNIFKEQTFLDYAKTTITRTIKGASNVFTLHKSYIYYLIDDIIKFKLDTSIYTTTNLLNIAPNMNKQINSIIVFIIGGATYEEYRDVQDLSKKYNINIVLGGTQIHNSQSFLADVLQLTKK, from the coding sequence ATGGAAACAAACCCATATGTTTTTAAGaatttaatacatatatatgaagaatatataaaccTGATAATAAACAGAGTAAAGGGATACAAAGTATTAGTACTTGATGATGAAACAAAAGTGATAATTTCTTTGATATTTTCACattcttatattttagagaaagaaatatttttgacactaaattttaatgacattaatatttttgaagatataaaaaatggtaaTAAGAGTGCAGGTGGTAGACAACTAGAGGAATTAagttttcaaaattataaaataaaaaatttaaaacatttgaaagctatttttttattacggcctacacataaaaatatattaaaattgataaaagAGCTCAAAAAAcccatttttttagaatattatttattttttacaaatatattaaataatagttATATAGAAAAACTAGCAAAAGCTGATGAATTTGAATGTATAAAAAGTGTTATGgaatattatattgatatttatgtattacATGATAAGTTATTTTCTCTAAATATTGattatatatcatttttatataagaatgataataaagtgctattaaaaaataaaataaaaaatgttagtGGCAATAGTTTGAATATGAAAAGAAACATTCAATTTAAAAGTTCTAATAATAGTCTTACTTTTGaagaatttaataaaaataatgtaaattaTATCAACTTTAATTATTTGGAAAACGATAATGATGATTTTAATAGCAAAGATTTACAAAATCAAGAAGATGTCGGTTCCAATAAtgaatcaaaaaatatgttatatgAACATTTGTTAGTAAATAGATTAATAGAAGGAATGTTTTCTTTCTTATGTTCTATTAAACAAGTACCagatattatatataataaacattCATAtgtttgtaaatatattatagatgctttaaaaatgaaaatgttaaaacacgaaaacattttttcaaatattttagaaaattatgaaaattatgataaatatacaaaaacaAACCCAatggaaaattataaagaaaacaatttattaattaataaaaatatagatgtAAATACAGAAGGGAATTGTTGTTATATGGTAGTACTTGATAGAAAAGAAGATCCTATTACACCTCTTTTAATGCAATGGACATATCAAGCTATGCTACATGAATTAATAGGGatagataataataaaataattttagaTTCTAATAATAGTGAAGAATCTCAAATAGTGATGTCTAGTAATTATGatgatttttataatgaacacttatttgataattttgGTGATTTAGGGCAAGCTGTACAAAGTTATGTAGATGTGTATCAAAAAGAAACTGCTCGTAAAAGTAAATTAGAATCTATTGATGATATTCAAAAATTTATAGAAGCATATcctaattataaaaaacttTCAGGGAATGTAACAAAGcatgttaatattttacataaatTTTCTGAACTTgttgaaaaaagaaaattatttcatatttctGAGCTTGAACAATCTATAGctatttatcaaaaaaaaatggaacaTTTTAAACAAGTTATTGAAACTGtcaaaaattattcatatacTAATTATGATGCATTACGGCTTTCATTGTTATATTCTCTAAAATATGAAGACAAAGAACatatagatataataaaaaaagaattacaaaaaagaaatatagaaaaagatCAAATATCTTTGATTGACTCACTTATGATTTATtctaatgataaaaatagaaaaaataatatatttaaagaaCAAACATTTCTAGATTATGCTAAAACAACTATAACTCGAACTATTAAAGGCGCCTCAAATGTTTTTACTTTACataaatcatatatatattatttaattgatgatattattaaatttaaattagaTACAAGCATATATACCACTACCAATCTACTTAATATTGCACCAAATATGaacaaacaaattaattCGATAATTGTATTTATCATAGGAGGTGCGACATATGAAGAATACAGAGATGTTCAAGATTTgagcaaaaaatataacataaaCATTGTACTTGGTGGTACGCAAATTCATAATTCGCAATCATTTTTAGCAGATGTGCTTCAGTTAactaaaaaatag
- a CDS encoding MtN3-like protein, giving the protein MGIMKRLLLQILLLIFFWCHINGKNGGDIWALNALSIGEKQNKDEKTNGDIKSSGNETERGEVKEHTLVSGNKKEQTDALTRKPIEIEVDKKDKTNSQETVKEIHNNKNGALGNSNSVNSNSESSNNYVSANNQNDKSSPFPSKHAFIQNSAEVPSNQEIEKKEGATSNNEQGNTTKVEEKGKESKVEEKGKEPKVEEKGNETSKDTEESVVKEITAKSEEKEKKNDNNISGSTSSNTVSSNFNDKKVEGMINVSNNSSLNNEDVINISKEENNSDLYFLKTLSIGSSIFMQLVLLPSVFKILKKKSTGESDGLAYVVLFFSSFLWLVYGILLNNSAIIFPNSVGLLLGLFYSIIYHVNCKNMWLKHKLYSYYKTCGSICFMLYIFLYILSYEQYELFVGFIAFVSSIVNFGAPLSYIQTVIKKRNSSLIPLEISIGSLVCSFLWLTYGFILKDVFLITPNLCGFVLSILQIALILLYSNKEVLSNMDTEIAYNERNNNNNSNTIIQENNVFFNEFNLDDDFKITEVPTNLNNSIFDTPYDETSPLTGNFDIQFKHNHLERQNYLNNSENKKNNNNPVSF; this is encoded by the coding sequence atggGTATTATGAAAAGGCTACTATTGCAAATTCTTCTcctgatttttttttggtgCCATATTAATGGGAAGAATGGAGGAGATATTTGGGCACTTAATGCTTTGAGTATTGgtgaaaaacaaaataaggACGAAAAAACGAATGGGGATATAAAATCGAGTGGAAATGAAACCGAACGAGGGGAGGTGAAAGAGCACACATTAGTAagtggaaataaaaaagagcAAACAGACGCACTTACAAGAAAACCGATTGAAATTGAAGTAGATAAAAAGGACAAAACCAATAGCCAAGAAACGGTGAAAGAAATtcataacaataaaaatggagCTCTTGGAAATAGTAATTCTGTAAATAGCAACTCTGAAAGTAGCAACAATTATGTTAGTGCTAATAACCAAAATGACAAAAGTTCACCATTCCCTTCTAAGCATGCTTTCATACAAAATAGCGCAGAAGTCCCATCGAATCAAGAAATCGAAAAAAAGGAGGGGGCCACTTCAAATAATGAACAAGGAAACACAACTAAGGTGGAAGAAAAAGGAAAAGAATCTAAGGTAGAAGAAAAAGGAAAAGAACCTAAGGTGGAAGAAAAAGGGAATGAAACTTCTAAAGATACAGAGGAATCAGTGGTTAAGGAAATAACAGCAAAAAgtgaagaaaaagaaaaaaaaaatgataataatatttcggGATCAACATCTAGTAACACAGTTTCTTCtaattttaatgataaaaagGTAGAGGGTATGATTAATGTTTCTAACAATAGttctttaaataatgaagatgtgattaatatttctaaggaagaaaataattcagatttatattttttgaaaacaTTATCAATAGGATCATCGATATTTATGCAATTAGTATTATTACCATCtgtatttaaaatattaaaaaaaaaatcgacAGGAGAATCGGATGGATTGGCATAtgttgttttatttttttcgtcaTTTTTATGGCTAGTATATGGAATATTACTAAATAATTCGGCAATTATTTTTCCGAATTCAGTTGGATTATTATTAGGGTTATTTTACtctataatatatcatgtgaattgtaaaaatatgtggTTAAAACATAAGTtgtattcatattataaaacTTGTGGATCCATATGttttatgttatatatatttttatatatattgtcaTATGAACAATATGAATTGTTTGTCGGGTTTATAGCATTTGTATCAAGTATAGTAAATTTTGGCGCGCctttatcatatattcaAACAGTTATAAAAAAGCGAAACTCTTCCTTAATACCACTGGAGATATCTATTGGAAGTTTGGTGTGTTCATTTTTGTGGTTGACATATGGGTTCATATTAAAAgatgtatttttaataaccCCCAATTTATGTGGTTTTGTATTAAGTATATTGCAGATAgctttaatattattgtatTCAAATAAAGAGGTTTTATCTAATATGGACACAGAAATTGCTTATAATGAAaggaataataataataatagtaatacaATTATTcaagaaaataatgttttttttaacgaatttaatttagatgatgattttaaaattacTGAAGTGCCAACAAATTTAAACAATTCTATTTTTGATACCCCATATGATGAGACCTCTCCATTAACTGGTAATTTTGATATCCAGTTTAAGCATAATCATTTGGAGAGACAAAATTACCTGAACAAttcagaaaataaaaagaacaACAATAATCCAGTATCTTTTTAA